A single genomic interval of Solimonas sp. K1W22B-7 harbors:
- a CDS encoding outer membrane beta-barrel protein, producing MHMKKTLLAALLVAAPFSTMAAPASNGWLDVYYNDSDFEITVPGLGSGDDSGDGFGIRGGAKFSDAAFVYGEYQKNEYDAGFEVQFLRAGLGYIFSNSDNVEFYGKAEIDNVDLDDGSGSSSDETGFGIHGGLAFKPTPAIRLFGEIGYLDIGDAGDGLEYTIGAAFSFTDNLGLIADYRVSNLEDDDSVEVELSDLQLGVRFTF from the coding sequence ATGCACATGAAGAAGACGCTGCTCGCTGCGCTGCTGGTTGCTGCTCCTTTCTCCACCATGGCCGCCCCCGCGTCCAACGGCTGGCTCGATGTCTACTACAACGATTCCGATTTCGAAATCACCGTCCCCGGCCTCGGCTCGGGCGACGACAGCGGTGACGGCTTCGGCATCCGTGGCGGCGCCAAGTTCTCCGACGCTGCCTTCGTCTACGGCGAGTACCAGAAGAACGAGTACGACGCCGGCTTTGAAGTGCAGTTCCTGCGCGCCGGCCTGGGCTACATCTTCTCGAACTCCGACAACGTCGAGTTCTACGGCAAGGCCGAGATCGACAACGTCGATCTCGACGACGGCTCGGGCAGCTCCAGCGACGAAACCGGCTTCGGCATCCACGGCGGCCTGGCCTTCAAGCCGACGCCGGCGATCCGCCTGTTCGGCGAAATCGGCTACCTCGACATCGGCGACGCCGGCGACGGTCTCGAGTACACGATCGGTGCTGCGTTCTCCTTCACCGACAACCTCGGCCTGATCGCGGACTACCGCGTCAGCAACCTCGAGGATGACGACAGCGTCGAGGTGGAACTGAGCGACCTGCAGCTGGGCGTGCGCTTCACGTTCTGA
- a CDS encoding c-type cytochrome translates to MKRILIVSLLALAGAAQAKEEQKDLAALAAPCAACHGENGAKPITPDYPVIAGQYANYLEHSLKEYKTGKRKNAVMAGQVAALSDADIRLLSRHFGAQQSHLHTPSVHGKAE, encoded by the coding sequence ATGAAGCGGATCCTCATCGTTTCCCTGCTGGCCCTGGCCGGCGCCGCCCAGGCCAAGGAAGAGCAGAAGGACCTGGCCGCCCTGGCCGCTCCCTGCGCCGCCTGCCACGGCGAGAACGGCGCCAAGCCGATCACCCCGGACTACCCGGTGATTGCCGGCCAGTACGCCAACTACCTCGAGCACTCGCTCAAGGAGTACAAGACCGGCAAGCGCAAGAACGCGGTCATGGCGGGCCAGGTCGCCGCGCTCAGCGACGCCGACATCCGCCTGCTGTCGCGCCACTTCGGCGCCCAGCAGAGCCACCTGCACACGCCGAGCGTGCACGGCAAGGCCGAGTAA
- a CDS encoding c-type cytochrome yields MKLARWGLLALVAMALPAFADGDVEAGRIKANTCMGCHGIPNYNNVYPTYRVPRLGGQNVKYLEAALKGYKNGDRAHMTMRAQAANLSDQDIADIAAFFAHAPTHK; encoded by the coding sequence ATGAAGTTAGCGCGTTGGGGCCTGTTGGCCCTCGTCGCGATGGCACTGCCTGCGTTCGCCGATGGCGACGTGGAAGCAGGCCGCATCAAGGCCAACACCTGCATGGGTTGCCACGGTATCCCCAATTACAACAACGTCTACCCGACCTACCGCGTCCCGCGGCTGGGCGGCCAGAACGTCAAGTACCTGGAAGCCGCCCTCAAGGGCTACAAGAACGGCGACCGTGCGCATATGACGATGCGCGCACAGGCCGCCAACCTGTCGGACCAGGACATCGCGGACATCGCGGCGTTCTTCGCCCACGCTCCGACCCACAAGTAA